One window from the genome of Dyella sp. A6 encodes:
- a CDS encoding glycoside hydrolase family 3 C-terminal domain-containing protein — protein MNVTQLPAPVALAATWDTNLAEQYGAVVGDEQWGKGVDVDLGPTVNIVRDPRWGRAFESYGEDPYLNGYIGAGYVNGVQSTGVMAEVKHWALYNQETDRNTSLDDVSVSERTMQELYLPAFQIIVDHAHPASFMCSYASINGDYACQNSFLLTKVLRDQFKYPGFVVSDWDGTHSTVASAKAGLNVEMPAGLYYGKALEQAVKSGKVSTDTIDQLVRPILVEMFRMHLFSHQPTGNIYSKVTTPAHVDVAREVAEQSAVLLKNAGNVLPLSAEKIHSIAVIGTDAGPDALTSGGGSARINADAIVTPREGIESRAGSSVTVRYAQGDVPDGPPPLVPARYLTPASGKGHGLTEQLYANTDFSGTPVATRVLPELNVQLWGKTPSAKLKQGQWSAKYSGTINPPVSGIYTFTLTSAGDAKLFVDGRQIITRPMFSTDTLSATIELTAGRPVSLDVKYHAPLGMSIADILGSSLRLGWKVPVPGNVWPRKRALLEQAVHMAAKSDVAIVFASKFETEGMDLQNADLGSDLDHLISAVAAVNPHTIVVLNTGSAVTMPWLNKVAGVVEAWYPGQEDGKAIAALLFGDVNPSGKLPVTFPRSLADVPASTQAQWPGVDGKVEYSEGLQVGYRWYDAKHVKPLFAFGSGLSYTSFKFSHLHVTPEEITPQGSVEVTVEITNTGHRAGADVAQLYVGDPASTGEPEKQLRGFSKVVLEPGQTRTVSFSVPAHAFAAWSKSADGWQVADGSYRILVGDSSEHLPEQSAVRVSAAAKGLVAKAAR, from the coding sequence ATGAACGTCACGCAGTTGCCGGCACCGGTGGCGCTGGCAGCGACGTGGGATACGAATCTTGCCGAGCAGTACGGCGCCGTGGTCGGCGACGAACAGTGGGGCAAGGGTGTGGATGTCGACCTGGGGCCGACGGTGAACATCGTGCGCGACCCGCGCTGGGGGCGTGCGTTTGAGTCTTACGGCGAGGACCCCTACCTCAACGGTTACATCGGGGCAGGTTACGTCAATGGCGTTCAGTCCACCGGCGTGATGGCGGAGGTCAAGCACTGGGCCCTCTACAACCAGGAAACCGATCGCAACACGTCGCTTGACGACGTGTCGGTCTCCGAGCGGACCATGCAGGAACTGTACCTGCCGGCGTTCCAGATCATCGTCGACCATGCGCATCCGGCCTCTTTCATGTGTTCGTATGCGTCGATCAACGGTGACTACGCCTGCCAGAACTCCTTCCTGCTCACGAAGGTCTTGCGTGACCAATTCAAGTACCCGGGTTTCGTCGTGTCGGACTGGGACGGCACGCACTCCACGGTGGCATCAGCCAAGGCCGGTTTGAATGTGGAGATGCCGGCCGGGCTCTATTACGGCAAGGCGCTCGAGCAGGCAGTGAAGTCCGGAAAGGTGTCCACGGACACGATCGACCAGCTGGTGCGTCCGATTCTGGTCGAGATGTTCCGCATGCATCTTTTTTCGCATCAACCGACCGGCAACATCTATTCGAAGGTGACGACGCCGGCGCATGTGGATGTGGCCCGAGAAGTCGCCGAGCAAAGCGCGGTTCTTCTGAAGAATGCAGGTAACGTCTTGCCGCTGTCTGCAGAAAAGATTCATTCGATTGCGGTGATTGGTACCGATGCTGGTCCAGATGCGCTCACATCAGGTGGCGGGTCAGCGCGCATCAATGCCGATGCGATTGTGACGCCTCGTGAAGGTATCGAGAGTCGTGCCGGCAGTAGTGTCACAGTGCGGTATGCCCAGGGCGATGTTCCGGACGGACCGCCACCGCTGGTGCCGGCCAGATACCTGACGCCGGCCTCGGGCAAGGGTCATGGCTTGACCGAGCAGTTGTATGCCAATACGGACTTTTCGGGTACACCTGTCGCCACCCGTGTCTTGCCGGAACTGAACGTGCAGCTCTGGGGCAAGACGCCCAGCGCGAAACTGAAACAGGGGCAGTGGTCCGCAAAGTATTCCGGCACGATCAATCCACCGGTCAGCGGTATCTATACCTTCACGCTTACCAGTGCAGGCGACGCAAAGCTGTTTGTCGATGGCAGGCAGATCATTACCCGTCCGATGTTTTCAACCGATACCCTCAGCGCGACTATCGAGCTTACGGCGGGCCGCCCGGTCAGCCTTGATGTGAAGTATCACGCGCCGTTGGGCATGTCGATTGCGGACATCCTTGGGTCGTCGTTGCGGCTTGGCTGGAAGGTTCCCGTACCTGGAAATGTCTGGCCACGTAAACGCGCCTTGCTGGAGCAGGCCGTGCACATGGCCGCCAAATCCGATGTGGCCATCGTGTTTGCGAGCAAGTTCGAAACCGAGGGAATGGACCTGCAAAATGCCGACCTAGGCAGCGATCTGGATCATCTGATTTCCGCGGTGGCCGCAGTCAACCCACACACCATCGTTGTGCTCAATACCGGTTCCGCGGTGACCATGCCTTGGCTGAACAAGGTGGCGGGTGTGGTCGAGGCATGGTACCCGGGGCAGGAGGATGGCAAGGCCATTGCGGCGCTGCTTTTTGGCGACGTGAATCCATCGGGCAAACTGCCGGTGACCTTTCCGCGGAGCCTGGCGGATGTGCCCGCATCCACACAGGCTCAGTGGCCTGGTGTCGACGGCAAGGTCGAGTACTCCGAGGGACTGCAGGTCGGATATCGGTGGTACGACGCCAAGCATGTGAAACCGCTGTTCGCGTTCGGTTCTGGTCTGTCCTACACCAGCTTCAAGTTCAGCCACCTGCATGTGACGCCGGAAGAGATCACGCCGCAGGGCTCGGTCGAAGTGACGGTCGAGATCACCAACACCGGTCATCGTGCAGGTGCAGATGTGGCGCAATTGTATGTGGGCGATCCGGCGAGTACCGGCGAACCAGAAAAGCAGCTTCGAGGCTTCAGCAAAGTAGTGCTCGAGCCTGGCCAGACGCGCACCGTGAGTTTTTCGGTACCCGCCCATGCTTTTGCCGCCTGGAGCAAGTCAGCGGATGGCTGGCAGGTGGCCGATGGAAGCTACCGGATCCTTGTCGGCGATTCGTCCGAGCATCTGCCCGAACAGAGTGCGGTCAGAGTCTCGGCAGCGGCGAAAGGCCTGGTGGCAAAGGCGGCCCGATGA
- a CDS encoding TonB-dependent receptor plug domain-containing protein, which produces MNYRKNALVASIVAALLLAGTATAAATAPGVARNALGGAASGSSADGAASVGLTTQQTSTPGEKPVTKSGKTKAKTNVSVKGPITNLKSISVVHTIGTNIKGVAPVGAEAITLDRTDILRTGANSVHALLQTIPQISNDSPSGLGNERQGGTSAYGSANNGANSTQGVSANLRGLGPQATLVLVDGHRVTPTGAGTQFTSINQVPAAALKAVQVLTGGGSAVYGSDAVAGVIDLVVRKDFDGVEVTPRASWSNGHHTKGASAVVGHTWPKLGSLGHGNFMMTFDYSDRSAMLRSASPYLSDNLTRFGGVNNGIRGGTITTGANNGGVGPGQPGQPGSFSGGSGPVATPGATSNVAWCDTYSAGQCTSGTYLYRALPLGSVASTYADTAAQPSLQDRAGSDDYMPSQKRYQFDAFFNQAINQDLSVSFTGLWTHRDSTSRASSYYNSIPVVTVAPGSPYYIAPPAPAGGPMTVDLSPAALGLPAFITSNSDTNWDGIFEVHAGLWGDWHADFSATYGHDRACGECQSNLLDPGALQYYVDTGVINPLSTAPLTSAQLSDILGRNLQINKMSLQDDVLKFNGTVFDLPAGPLKAAIGVEHMRSTEKVINGASRTDEAAYGIYESAALPPVGFEGIGCTSPLPCPPRTQPDEFAYDNIEGRSRKSNSGFVEFYIPAVSAEQHIPLVRSLTFDVADRYDHYDGVGGRSDPKISFKWALSRDFQLQGTWGKSFVAPNLVQSDPFVFSYKAFVGYMPNLTGNSAISGSIPGLVNVGLIGGNKQNLKPETANTWSLSADITPHAVPGLKLSGTYYHVSYKDLILGVSSFPAGLLSAQGYATYKAYIHPVHNPSECSATNQVYDPALMPYVKAVGIYGIVTPAQLCQINVWVDQRGTNVGSMTENGADFNGRYDFTAAGSAWVFDFDATKVISERLGLTPTQPKISILGSMLNGGLVPWRGRASVTWIKGAVNATISGNYVGTYQNDSPLFGKPNSTVSSWTTFDFNFGVYLGDLSSSVPDWLSNSSVSLHVNNIFDRNPPVVLTASGAAFDGNNANIFGRMISLNFSYRGL; this is translated from the coding sequence ATGAACTATCGGAAAAATGCATTGGTGGCCAGCATTGTGGCCGCACTGTTGCTGGCTGGTACGGCGACCGCGGCTGCTACTGCACCTGGCGTCGCCAGAAACGCACTGGGTGGTGCGGCCAGCGGAAGTTCGGCAGACGGTGCGGCGTCGGTTGGTTTGACGACACAACAAACAAGCACGCCCGGTGAAAAGCCTGTAACCAAAAGTGGCAAGACCAAGGCAAAAACGAATGTTTCTGTCAAAGGTCCGATTACGAATCTGAAGTCGATTTCAGTTGTCCACACCATTGGAACCAACATCAAGGGTGTCGCACCGGTAGGCGCGGAAGCGATTACTCTCGACAGGACCGACATACTGCGGACTGGCGCCAATTCTGTCCACGCGCTGTTGCAGACTATTCCCCAAATCTCCAATGATTCGCCTTCGGGATTAGGCAACGAGCGCCAAGGTGGTACATCGGCCTATGGCAGCGCGAATAACGGTGCGAATTCGACGCAAGGCGTTTCTGCCAATTTGCGCGGACTTGGGCCGCAAGCAACGCTGGTACTTGTAGATGGTCATCGAGTCACGCCGACAGGTGCCGGGACCCAGTTCACGAGTATCAATCAGGTGCCCGCTGCAGCTCTGAAGGCTGTCCAGGTTCTGACTGGAGGTGGCTCGGCCGTCTATGGCTCTGACGCTGTCGCGGGTGTGATTGATCTTGTGGTCCGCAAAGACTTTGATGGAGTTGAAGTGACTCCTCGGGCCAGTTGGTCCAACGGTCACCATACGAAGGGTGCTTCGGCGGTCGTCGGTCATACCTGGCCGAAGCTGGGCTCGCTCGGGCATGGCAATTTCATGATGACCTTCGATTACTCCGATCGTAGTGCCATGTTGCGAAGCGCCAGTCCGTACCTGTCGGATAACCTGACTAGGTTTGGCGGGGTCAACAACGGGATTCGTGGTGGCACGATCACTACCGGCGCGAACAACGGTGGTGTCGGGCCGGGTCAGCCTGGCCAGCCCGGAAGTTTCAGCGGCGGCTCAGGGCCTGTTGCCACCCCAGGTGCGACAAGCAACGTCGCATGGTGTGACACCTACTCGGCTGGCCAGTGTACAAGTGGAACCTATCTCTATCGTGCGCTGCCTCTGGGCTCGGTTGCGTCCACGTATGCCGACACTGCAGCTCAGCCAAGCTTGCAAGATCGAGCGGGGTCTGACGATTACATGCCCAGTCAGAAGCGTTATCAATTTGACGCCTTTTTCAATCAGGCCATCAACCAGGACCTGAGTGTCAGTTTTACAGGGCTGTGGACACATCGCGACTCAACCAGCCGAGCGAGCTCTTACTACAACTCGATTCCTGTTGTAACCGTGGCACCAGGCTCGCCGTACTACATCGCTCCGCCTGCGCCGGCAGGAGGCCCGATGACCGTAGACCTGTCGCCGGCAGCACTTGGTTTGCCGGCCTTCATCACTTCAAACTCGGACACAAACTGGGACGGAATCTTCGAAGTCCATGCAGGGCTCTGGGGTGACTGGCACGCAGATTTCTCGGCGACGTATGGGCATGACCGCGCATGCGGTGAGTGTCAGTCGAATCTGCTTGACCCAGGTGCGCTTCAATATTACGTCGATACCGGGGTGATAAATCCGCTGAGCACTGCGCCACTGACCTCCGCGCAGCTTTCAGATATCCTCGGAAGGAACCTCCAAATCAATAAGATGAGCCTTCAGGACGACGTTCTGAAGTTCAATGGTACGGTTTTCGACCTCCCGGCAGGACCTTTGAAGGCAGCGATCGGCGTAGAGCACATGCGCTCAACCGAAAAGGTCATCAATGGTGCAAGTCGTACCGATGAGGCCGCCTATGGAATTTACGAGAGCGCGGCGCTTCCACCTGTCGGTTTCGAAGGCATTGGGTGTACCTCGCCACTGCCGTGTCCACCCCGGACGCAGCCCGATGAGTTTGCATACGACAATATTGAAGGCCGGTCACGGAAGTCCAACTCGGGATTTGTGGAATTCTATATTCCGGCAGTCTCCGCTGAACAGCACATCCCCTTGGTTCGTTCGCTTACTTTTGATGTGGCGGATCGTTATGACCACTACGATGGTGTTGGTGGCAGGTCGGATCCGAAAATTTCGTTCAAATGGGCCTTGAGTCGGGATTTCCAGCTTCAGGGGACCTGGGGCAAGTCTTTCGTGGCCCCCAATCTGGTGCAATCGGATCCATTTGTATTCTCATACAAGGCCTTTGTTGGATACATGCCGAACCTGACTGGAAATTCGGCCATATCCGGCTCAATTCCCGGGCTGGTGAATGTGGGTTTGATCGGCGGAAACAAGCAGAACCTGAAGCCGGAGACGGCCAATACCTGGTCGTTGAGTGCGGACATAACGCCGCATGCAGTCCCTGGGTTGAAACTCTCTGGTACCTATTATCACGTAAGTTACAAGGACCTGATTCTGGGGGTGAGTTCATTCCCGGCCGGGCTGTTGAGTGCCCAGGGTTATGCGACATATAAGGCATATATACATCCAGTTCATAACCCAAGCGAATGCAGTGCCACCAATCAGGTCTACGATCCTGCTTTGATGCCGTATGTCAAGGCAGTCGGGATCTACGGAATCGTGACCCCGGCGCAGCTATGCCAGATAAACGTGTGGGTGGATCAGCGGGGCACGAATGTAGGGTCGATGACGGAGAATGGTGCCGATTTCAACGGGCGCTATGATTTCACGGCCGCAGGTAGTGCCTGGGTGTTCGACTTTGATGCGACCAAGGTCATTTCAGAGCGCCTTGGATTGACTCCGACACAGCCGAAGATTTCCATTCTTGGAAGCATGCTGAATGGTGGTCTTGTTCCGTGGAGAGGGCGGGCATCAGTAACCTGGATAAAGGGCGCGGTGAATGCGACGATTTCAGGAAACTACGTCGGTACTTATCAGAACGATAGTCCGCTATTTGGCAAGCCGAACAGCACGGTGTCTTCCTGGACAACGTTTGACTTCAACTTTGGTGTCTATCTGGGCGATCTTTCGTCCTCTGTTCCTGACTGGTTGAGCAATTCTTCGGTGTCGCTGCACGTGAATAATATATTCGACCGAAATCCACCCGTGGTGCTCACGGCCAGTGGTGCTGCGTTCGATGGAAACAACGCGAATATATTTGGACGCATGATTTCGCTCAACTTCAGCTACAGAGGGCTCTGA
- a CDS encoding acyclic terpene utilization AtuA family protein, with protein MTSRPRTLRLGSGAGYSGDRIEPAVELAEYGNIDYLIFECLAERTIAQAQMERLHYPERGFDPLLEERMRRVLPHMHDASGARRFRIITNMGAANPQEAARVVCRVAAGLGIHGLKVATVTGDDVLEQIRQEKFTPLDNGTTPFMLGERLVSANVYLGAEGMVRALQQGADVVITGRVADPALFLAPQVLEFGLSWSDWGALGKATVVGHLLECAGQITGGYFADPGFKDVSGLARLGFPIAEVSESGRTVITKVAGSGGCVTQQTCAEQLVYEIHDPSAYITPDVTADFSTVAFEQEGIDRVVVHGGGGSAKPERLKVSVGYLDGYVGEGQISYGGPGALSRGELARQVVLERLRIAGVKADAIRSDLIGVDALYGGGLERMVSEPPEIRLRVAARCATPEDALRIGREVEALYTNGPAGGGGATKTMRQSLAIASMLWPADHVQIHVHMEISP; from the coding sequence ATGACGAGCCGGCCGCGAACGCTTCGGTTGGGTTCAGGGGCCGGGTATTCAGGTGATCGTATCGAGCCTGCTGTCGAACTGGCTGAATACGGCAATATCGATTATCTGATCTTTGAATGCCTGGCTGAGCGGACTATCGCACAGGCACAAATGGAGCGTCTCCATTATCCGGAACGTGGCTTCGACCCGCTTCTGGAAGAGCGTATGCGACGTGTTCTTCCACATATGCATGATGCAAGCGGCGCCAGGAGGTTTCGCATCATCACGAACATGGGGGCTGCCAACCCGCAAGAGGCCGCACGTGTCGTGTGCAGGGTTGCCGCGGGCCTCGGAATACACGGACTGAAAGTGGCTACCGTGACTGGTGATGACGTGCTTGAGCAGATTCGCCAGGAAAAGTTTACGCCGCTGGACAACGGAACAACCCCGTTCATGCTCGGGGAGAGGCTTGTGTCTGCCAATGTCTACCTTGGGGCAGAGGGCATGGTCCGTGCGCTGCAGCAGGGGGCGGATGTCGTGATCACAGGTCGTGTTGCCGACCCGGCCCTGTTCCTGGCGCCCCAGGTTCTTGAATTCGGCTTGAGCTGGTCGGATTGGGGCGCGCTCGGTAAGGCGACTGTGGTGGGGCACCTTCTTGAGTGTGCAGGGCAGATCACCGGTGGATATTTTGCAGACCCCGGGTTCAAGGACGTGAGTGGTCTGGCGCGTCTGGGGTTCCCCATCGCGGAAGTATCGGAAAGTGGTCGGACCGTCATCACTAAAGTGGCTGGCTCGGGCGGGTGCGTTACCCAGCAGACCTGCGCGGAACAGCTGGTCTATGAGATCCACGACCCCTCCGCATACATCACGCCAGATGTTACGGCTGATTTCTCCACTGTTGCCTTCGAGCAAGAAGGTATTGACCGAGTCGTAGTTCATGGTGGGGGCGGGAGCGCCAAGCCCGAGCGGCTCAAGGTCAGTGTCGGTTACCTGGATGGTTATGTGGGCGAAGGCCAGATTTCATATGGTGGTCCGGGTGCATTGAGCCGCGGTGAGCTTGCACGTCAGGTAGTGCTTGAGCGATTGCGCATTGCCGGTGTGAAAGCAGATGCGATCCGGTCGGATTTGATTGGCGTGGATGCCTTGTATGGCGGAGGCCTTGAGCGAATGGTGAGCGAGCCGCCGGAAATCCGCCTGCGCGTAGCTGCTCGCTGCGCAACACCTGAAGATGCATTGCGAATCGGCCGCGAAGTCGAGGCGCTCTACACGAACGGACCCGCTGGTGGTGGTGGAGCCACAAAAACGATGAGGCAGTCACTTGCCATTGCGTCGATGCTGTGGCCCGCGGATCATGTCCAGATTCACGTGCATATGGAAATATCGCCATGA
- the fosX gene encoding FosX/FosE/FosI family fosfomycin resistance hydrolase, with protein sequence MNGISHITFIVKDLERMTTLLCKGLGAREVYDSAGKNHSLSREKFFVLGGVWIAAMEGESPTSRSYQHVAFSVNAAELPGYSARLQALGVEIRPPRGRIEGEGRSLYFYDFDNHLFELHTGSLQQRLARYRLEDGH encoded by the coding sequence ATGAACGGTATCAGCCACATCACTTTCATCGTCAAGGACCTCGAACGGATGACGACGTTGCTCTGCAAGGGGCTGGGTGCGCGTGAGGTCTATGACAGTGCGGGCAAGAACCACTCGTTGTCGCGGGAGAAGTTTTTTGTGCTTGGCGGCGTCTGGATTGCAGCGATGGAGGGCGAGTCGCCCACCAGTCGCTCCTATCAGCATGTCGCATTTTCAGTGAATGCAGCGGAGCTCCCTGGTTACAGCGCAAGGCTCCAGGCGCTTGGCGTGGAGATCCGCCCGCCACGCGGCCGTATCGAAGGTGAGGGGCGGTCCCTCTATTTCTATGACTTCGACAACCATCTGTTCGAGCTGCACACGGGCAGTCTTCAGCAACGCCTGGCACGTTACCGTTTGGAGGATGGACACTAA
- a CDS encoding tannase/feruloyl esterase family alpha/beta hydrolase → MTNAKLSGATVTSATPVAAGPFTVSMQGAKTQVKMTLPAFCRVQGEASPKINFELWLPARHWNGRLLSIGSGGFGGFIDLNSLGKYLRKGYAVTVNDTGHSGNGTAWMHDSKALLAWGHDATHQVIGPAKALVRDYYGKPQTYAYFIGCSTGGAQAMEEAEFYPHDFNGIVAKSPGMDYTGLMLSFLWGLKSADDHVTIPVSKLRLLHDAVLRECDSEDGVKDGLLGDPLACRFEPESIVCKKSRHRNCLTDEEVKTAELIYQGPRDPRTGAQIYPGFVLGSEAGSATLTTAAGDSFMLNGWTLIQGLMAKQYAIPLLQNMVFGKSWDWKSFDWEHDVARVNDALGAKIDAMSPDLEPFERAGGKLIMVQGWDDPLNAATLPIQYRQDVISLFARGISRKQAANVVDGFFRLFMAPGMSHCIGGDGPSKVDALSAVVKWVEHDEPPAELLATKISMPSEKPTRPLVRRPLCPYPRYARYTKGSPDIPQSFRCVRPSVQAALN, encoded by the coding sequence TTGACCAACGCCAAACTATCGGGTGCAACGGTGACGTCGGCCACTCCCGTGGCAGCCGGCCCATTTACAGTGTCGATGCAGGGGGCCAAGACACAGGTGAAAATGACGCTTCCTGCATTTTGCCGTGTACAGGGGGAGGCATCGCCAAAGATAAATTTTGAACTTTGGTTGCCTGCGCGACATTGGAACGGACGGCTGTTGTCCATCGGTAGTGGCGGCTTTGGCGGGTTTATTGACCTGAATTCACTTGGAAAATATCTGCGAAAGGGTTATGCGGTAACGGTGAATGACACCGGGCACAGTGGAAATGGCACTGCGTGGATGCATGATTCGAAGGCGCTGCTGGCATGGGGGCATGATGCGACCCATCAAGTCATCGGCCCGGCCAAGGCACTGGTGCGAGATTATTACGGAAAGCCTCAGACTTATGCTTATTTCATCGGCTGCTCCACCGGCGGTGCGCAGGCGATGGAAGAGGCTGAATTTTATCCGCACGATTTCAATGGTATTGTCGCCAAATCGCCAGGCATGGATTACACCGGGTTGATGCTTAGTTTCCTGTGGGGATTAAAGAGCGCGGATGATCATGTGACGATTCCGGTGAGCAAACTTCGACTTTTGCATGATGCGGTATTGCGGGAGTGTGATAGCGAGGACGGGGTTAAGGATGGTTTGCTCGGAGATCCGCTGGCGTGCCGTTTCGAGCCGGAGAGCATTGTCTGCAAGAAAAGTCGACATCGGAATTGTTTGACGGATGAAGAAGTCAAAACCGCTGAGTTGATCTATCAAGGGCCTCGCGACCCGCGCACTGGTGCGCAGATCTATCCAGGCTTCGTGCTCGGTTCCGAGGCCGGTTCGGCGACCTTGACCACCGCGGCGGGCGATAGCTTCATGCTCAATGGCTGGACTCTGATCCAAGGCCTGATGGCAAAGCAGTATGCCATCCCGCTATTGCAGAACATGGTTTTCGGTAAGAGTTGGGATTGGAAATCCTTCGATTGGGAACATGATGTGGCGCGCGTGAATGATGCATTGGGCGCAAAAATTGATGCCATGAGTCCGGACTTGGAGCCATTCGAGCGTGCGGGAGGCAAGCTCATCATGGTGCAAGGTTGGGATGATCCCCTGAATGCTGCAACACTGCCGATACAGTATCGACAGGACGTTATCTCGCTATTTGCGCGTGGCATTTCCCGGAAGCAAGCAGCGAATGTAGTCGACGGCTTTTTCCGTCTCTTCATGGCACCAGGCATGAGCCACTGCATAGGTGGTGACGGGCCGAGCAAGGTCGATGCCTTAAGTGCTGTGGTCAAGTGGGTTGAGCATGATGAGCCGCCTGCTGAGCTGCTTGCAACCAAAATAAGCATGCCTTCTGAAAAGCCGACGCGGCCACTTGTGAGACGTCCTCTTTGCCCGTATCCGCGCTATGCGCGTTACACGAAAGGCAGTCCGGATATTCCACAAAGCTTTCGTTGTGTCAGGCCGAGTGTCCAGGCCGCACTGAATTAG
- a CDS encoding sugar porter family MFS transporter gives MNTLVLPVEGHAKMATVFIAIQASLAGLMFGLDIGVISGAEQFIKQEFAITDQILELIVSAMMAGATIGVLGAVRLSGSLGRRHSLMIGAALFVIGAALSALSPSANALIGARVVLGLGIGILMFAAPMYLAEIAPRQSRGAMISGYQLMLNVGILIAFLSDTAFSYSGSWRWMLGIIGIPGVLFLLGAIILPDSPRWLMMRGRREQAAKVLMRLRGDAASVEREVDDIVEQLTTPQRGWKMFTTNRNFRRAVGLGIVLQLMQQFTGINVVLYYAPRIFEGMGYATTEQMWFTALVGLINVVASLVTVGLIDRWGRRPILCMGFGFMVVALGIVGGMLAMRPITHGQQLFTVAMLLVFIAGFAMSAGPIIWTLCSEIQPLKGRDFGIGCSTITNCLGNVIGSVTFLSLLDGIGNANTFWLYAGLNLTSLAVTLLLVPETRGVTLEGIESRLMAGFRLRDIGR, from the coding sequence TTGAATACTCTTGTCTTGCCCGTTGAGGGCCATGCCAAAATGGCAACGGTCTTCATAGCTATACAGGCTAGCCTTGCCGGTTTGATGTTTGGTTTGGACATCGGTGTCATATCAGGGGCCGAGCAGTTCATCAAGCAAGAGTTTGCCATCACCGATCAGATCCTGGAATTGATCGTCAGCGCGATGATGGCTGGGGCGACCATTGGCGTGCTTGGAGCCGTGCGCTTGTCAGGGTCCTTGGGACGCAGGCACTCATTGATGATTGGTGCTGCGCTGTTCGTAATCGGCGCTGCATTATCTGCGCTTTCACCTTCCGCAAATGCACTAATTGGGGCGCGGGTCGTACTTGGGCTCGGTATTGGCATATTGATGTTCGCCGCGCCGATGTATCTGGCGGAAATTGCGCCAAGGCAAAGCCGAGGCGCCATGATTTCTGGCTACCAGCTGATGTTGAACGTCGGTATCTTGATTGCGTTTCTTTCTGATACCGCATTCAGTTATAGCGGTAGCTGGCGATGGATGCTTGGGATCATTGGGATCCCGGGAGTGCTCTTCCTTCTTGGTGCGATTATTTTGCCCGATAGCCCGCGTTGGTTGATGATGCGCGGACGAAGGGAGCAGGCGGCCAAGGTACTGATGCGTCTGCGCGGAGATGCGGCAAGTGTCGAGCGGGAGGTGGACGATATCGTCGAACAACTGACCACGCCGCAGCGTGGCTGGAAGATGTTCACGACCAACCGCAATTTCCGTCGTGCAGTAGGTCTCGGCATCGTGCTGCAGCTGATGCAGCAATTCACGGGCATCAACGTGGTGCTGTACTACGCGCCGAGGATTTTCGAAGGCATGGGTTATGCCACGACAGAACAGATGTGGTTCACGGCCCTGGTGGGACTCATCAATGTGGTCGCGTCGCTGGTTACGGTTGGCCTGATCGACAGGTGGGGGCGCCGGCCCATCTTGTGCATGGGGTTCGGTTTCATGGTCGTGGCACTCGGAATCGTGGGGGGCATGCTTGCGATGCGACCGATTACGCATGGCCAGCAGCTTTTCACCGTCGCCATGTTGCTCGTCTTCATCGCGGGTTTTGCAATGTCGGCTGGCCCGATCATCTGGACATTGTGCTCGGAAATACAGCCACTCAAGGGGCGTGATTTTGGTATCGGATGCTCCACGATCACCAATTGTCTGGGTAACGTGATTGGTAGCGTGACTTTTCTCAGTCTTCTTGACGGTATCGGTAACGCCAACACGTTTTGGCTGTATGCGGGGCTCAACCTGACTTCACTTGCTGTCACTCTGCTGCTGGTTCCTGAAACGCGTGGGGTCACCCTGGAAGGTATCGAAAGCAGACTTATGGCTGGTTTCCGACTGCGTGATATCGGACGTTGA